The Anoplolepis gracilipes chromosome 7, ASM4749672v1, whole genome shotgun sequence genome segment ACCTAAATCAAAAAGCGTGtgtttataaatcattttcatatatttttaaatatacaagatgactttttaaagattcttaaaatgttattgtacatgtataagaaagattctaaaaagatgtaaaatgtaaaaaatctcTATTGTTTACGTTACAGGTATAGCGGCAAAACTCAGAAACAGATTGTCGAATTTGTTCGAGACAATTATGTGAAGAGGCAGACATTTCAAAGGTAAGTTGTTCCAATAAGAGATTGACAAAGCTGTATTGAACAATTAAAAGTCTTTGGagaccccccccccctctcatGTAATATGTAGGTAGTGCATGTATATTGCGTACTGTTTCACCCCCTAATGTTGGTTTGTACCATTGAGGTCTTTAATTAATGAACGCATCAATTTTGTGTGGGTAAGATAGGAGGTGGCACGGTCTTGCTTTTGCCAGAAtcggtatttattatatatacatgtattatccACGAACGTCCACAATTTCCATAGCGGAAACTGTTtccaagtttttatatttccgtTTGTCAGTGTTGCCTGCTCGGACAGGGGTGGCGGGGAGTCAGGCTCACCATCAGGCACGATAAACCCGAATGATGAGTGTACCCTCTCTCAATAGCGTGAtcactaattatttattgttgtatCTGATAATACACAGCAAAGTACCATACTTCACTATAATATCCTATATAACAGTTTTATCCATCAAGATATTTGTCCATAGCAGTAGACTGTTCTAAAATAGAAGTTTTTtagcttattattaattatattctcgaaaaaaagaaaattattcattgtacatatattgccGGTAGATTTTCATTTGCTGTGCGATATCGATGCACGGTTGAGAAACGCCTACATACACATtatggaaatatattaattggcAAAATAAAGAATACAACATGagtgatattaaatttaattacaaaaattaaagtagccagtatatttttacactaaCGATCTCCATCAGTTTTGCAGAAAAACCTCAATCTATGTTTATTgagatgatatttttatatttatgcctAATCTTTGAATTTTCACCCTCGGAAGTAATAATTGTGTGTAGGGTTTTTTTACAGGAGTACAAAATTTGACATGATTTCTTCCtacaaacaataataaattattgcaaaaattcaatgcacattaatatttaaaaatgatatttataagtatatttatttaaaaagtgcactcttgtttgtatttatttacgcTTCTGGACACgcaagatatttttcttgtatatttcacataattatattgcacGTATGGTTCCATTTGTGAAAAAgcgcaaatattttaacacaaaGATTTTGGTATCGATTAACACCTCTAAGATGTATTTCATAAggcatttatgaaaataataagacagccttttcttttacataattttgtactccattaaaaataatgaccaTTTTTTCACTACTCCCAAATTTGTTCGACGGTAGTGCACAGTTCTCCTTTGCACTCATGATATATATCCCAAtgatttattagtaataatatatagtttattatatttttacacatttaaaatacacatttaattGTTGtatcttgttatatttttatagttgaaaatatatagaagatattatatacatatatatatatatatataacgactGAGAATCTAATGATATGTTCCATCAACAGCGATATAactatattgtattaaaaaatcggCTACTTAACGGCGATGTTGACCGTGTATCGTATCAGAAgtgtaatctatttttatttatcgcatCGCATATTTCAATACGTGGGTTAGCAAGAAGATCGATATCTTCCTCACAGTTTCTCACGTCATATACCGTCGCTTAGTCGACGGAagctattatctttttttttcttttctactgTTACTTTCCGATCTTGTtaagaaaaacgaaaaaaaaaaaaaagagaaagaagggaTAAGTTAGTTCCGAACAGGCTTGGCATTTGATAGCCTAAGTCTGATGCTGAACTTGACTCTCTCTTGCTCGCAGGTCCAATTCGTTCCGGCAGACTAGTGGTGGTAGGGCATTGCAGGGCTCGGAGGGGGGAGGCTATCGTGGGGCCACTCCAAGCAGCTCCCTTATGGGCAGCTCCAGCATCTCTGCCCACCCCCTCCTGCCCCTCGGCGATCCTGGTATGTACCATGACCGACACCAACCTCCACAACAaacgctttatttttaatttctccacCCTTTGGCTCTCTATTTCTGTCCACCTGTTTCTAGCCTCATTTCTTTTCACCGTATCATAACTGAAGTACTGTAATAGTAGAGTAGATTAGCGTATCTTAAATAGATTGTTTTTAAATGACCTTTGTGCGTAAGAAGTTTATgatgtttgtaaaaattatatgtctaTGTGAAGAAACAATTATAAAggaatataatcatatttagaGATTTGTGATTACAATTACATTTCGTTAATAattgtacattaaaataatttttaaactatgtGCGtccaaaatatgaaattaaattgtttatgaCATTACAGTCAGTTTTATacagaaaactaaaaatataattcaatatcgATTAGTTTTGATATCACGAAGGGTGTTAAAGTAACATTAACAgcttctaataaaaatataagaaacatgtctgtgtaaaatatattataaaagatagtaGCACtagcataataattattatagtggaataattataaaatattaatctatattaatgtagagagagagagagagagagagagagagagagagagagagagagagagagagagagagatgtatgtgagataaaagtattgaaaaaagtaaaaggtaTTACGTACATGCGATCGATTCACTTTTTCAGAGAATGAAATGTtccgttaattaaatattcgaattagaataattaatacgaCAAAGATATAATCACATAATGAGAATTACGCGCTAAGGTTCTTTATGTGAAGAATATGTCGGAAAAGCGAGAGAGATTTATATGCGCGCAATCTTTTCAGCCCTGGCAACCCCagctctgtctctgtcatgcGGTTCGATGACACTGGATTCTCCGACGACTGTGACGAGTGTCTCGATGGGCGGGACGATTCACCGTCGAGAAGACACAGCTACATCGTATCGGACGCTTACCTCTATCGACGTCCATTCGCCAGCCACCCCCAGCCAGGTCCCAGCACCGCGGCAGACGCATGCTACCAGTCAACAGCGGACTTCATCAACAGGTCGTATCAGCCCCTCTAACAGCAGTCCCCCTGAATTCCCACCACCACGACCTTTGCCCAGACACCCCTGGCAACGGTCGGCTAGTTGTCGCGAGCTGTACGCTTCTAGTTTCGAGGACTCCGGTAAAACGCGACCGCGAGACGATAAGGTCTCCGCGGAACCGCCATTAGATCCATTCATATTAGCCTCTCAAGGTGAACTAGATAACCCCATAACACGTTACGACGAAAGTAATCGTTCGTATAGCGCCGCTAGTTCGAAATTACCTTCTTTAGATCACGACTCTGTCCCCGAGCGTGTTTACAGCAGTTCCTACCCGGGAACGTCGTCGTTGTCTACCGAATCGGGTCATGAGGAATCGGGTCCCGCTGGAGATCTGTCGCACGACGATCTCTCGCACGATTCTTACGAGCTTTTGGAACGCGAGCACGAATTTGAGTATCCGGAATCGTATTCCAGTCCACATGACGAACCGATATCCGATCAGAGCGACGAAGGAATCGAACACGAGATGTTCCAAATGGACTCCGAGACCGATTCCTTCGTCAAGCATAAATCGTTGAAGCCTTCTGAGAGACAACAATACAAATCCGCGCTAACTGAGCTTAAGAACACGAAAGCCAAATCCATCGATCGGTACTCAGCTGTATCCAAGGCAGAAGGTGATTTTGTGATCACCGAATCCAGGATACAACGGTCGTGCACTCAAATAGAACGCAAGTTTGAAGTGAGACACGCCAATTCCGTGGAACAGTCGTCCAAGACGGCTATTCCGCATCAAGACTCGGCCAGAAAAGATCCCGTAATCTTACAGGTACAAAAGCAAAAGGTGTCGGTTCTCAATGAGTTGAAGAACTTGAAACCAAAGTACAAGATCACTCATGTAGACTCGGAAGTCTTGCGAGACGAAGGTATTATGCGTCCAAAATCGCGAATAGACGACGATCTAAGCCCGGTTGACGGGAATAGTAGAACTATGTTAGATCATAGCGCGAGAGGTAGAACGACCAGAGCACGCAGTATCGCTAGCTTGGATGATCATCCACCACGGTTGTATGTTGAGACAGGTAGCTTAGGTCGACACAAATCTAGGGATAGAAAATCGCGAGACTCTGACATTAAgattgagaaaatattatcgaaagaACGTAGGAGCGCTGAGAGGGAGGAGCGGAAACGAATCGAGAGGGACTATTCGAGGGATTCCAGGCGAaacgataaaaatgattttcggGAGCGTCGGTCCATGGATAGACTCGATTCGCGGAAATCAGACAGTCACGGTCGTCGCAGTATAGATCGGATCGACATACGCGAATTACGTAGGAGTATCGAGCGGCTCGACGTGCGCGAAAAAAGTTACGAGCACTTGGACTCGAGGGAAAAGAGTGCCTTTTATTACAATGATTTCTACGAATCACGCGGTAAGAGCGTCGATCGTTTAGATTATCAGGGGCTGCGCAGCAGCATGGAGTATTTGAGGAGTCCTAAGGACAGGAGCACTCATCGGCATTCAGACACGCGAGAACGCAGGGAAAGAAGCATCGAACGGATCGATTCTCGAGAATCGAGAAAGAGCAGAGCGGCTTCTATTGACTACGAGAGGCATACTTTGGAACGTTTCGATTCTGGCAATAGAAGTCCGTTCGAACGGTTAACTCCAAAGGAACAACGAAGAATGAGTATAGAGAGGCTGGATGCTCAAAAGTTTGACTTTGATCCACGAACGATCGAACGTTACGAGCAAAGAGATCGAATTTATGAAAAGAAGACTGAATCGAGAAGCGCCGAGCGAAAGAGTCTAGAGAAGTTGGATTCACGGGAGCGAAAACATTTGGGACGCTTGGAATCGCGAGAGGGAAGAAGTCTCGAGTGCCTGGACTTTGATAACGCTGAGCGCAGAAAAAACATCGAGAAGATGGAATATAAAGATCAAAAAAGGAGCAGGAGCAAAcccgagaaagagaaatcagAGGAGAAACCACGAGAGCGCGACGACTGGAGGAGCTTGGAGAAAGCGCGGAAGGACGATGAGAGGCGAGAACGCGAACGGCAAGCGAAACTGTCCCTCGAATCTCGTACAGAGACTGTCATCGGCGTGCCGCACGAAATGGAGAATTTAAAACCGAAAGCCGTGTTTGCCGAATACGAGCCGAAGGTCATCGGTGGTGTCGTCTTAGGTTTCGAAGAGACCGCGTTGCCCGGCCACGTACCGGTAGAACGTACAAAGAGCGATCCGAATCCGGCGCGACAGAGATTAGGATCCAACAGCAAACGACACATGTTGATGCATCAGAAATCTATAGATCTGACTCCCGCTGATTCCGGTGATGAAGAACCGTTTTCAGACAGTGCGGCAACAGTGCAGAAGACCAATGTCGATATACCGTACACCTTACATAAAAGACATGTTATGAACGGTACGGCGTCCGATGAGAAATCCGAGTCGGATAGCAGCAAGACTTCCAAGAATATCAAGAGTACCGCCAAGGACTTGCCGAAGCTGCCGTTGAAAATGATAACAGACATTTCGTACTTTGATTTAACCAAGCTTTCCTCAGTAGATAAGACTAGCAGTAAATTATCCCCGGATAAACCGAAGAGTGGCGCGATTACCGCCGCAAGACCAAAATCTATATTGAGCCCATCGGATAAGCCGAAAAGTATTTTAAGTCCAACATCGAAACTTTCGCCCACAGATCCAAAGAGTATTGTTTGCAGTTTATCGCCTACAAACAGAAGTCCTTCAAAGGTGAATGCGAAAACTCAATCTCCCGATAAGCTTTCGCCGAAGAGTAGTTCGTTAGACAGAAACAGGGCCGAGGTCATCATCAACGAAGATTACACGTGCAAGAAATCTTCTAGTTTGGATAAAAAACCTTCGAAATTATCTCCGGTCGAACCGAACGTTACCATTATATCGGCACTGGAAAAACGTTCACCCAAGAAATCACCGACTGATCCTAATGTAACTATTGTTTCCGTAATACAGAAGAAAAAATCTATGGATGGAGCACCCAGAAGTCCTACTAACGTTGCAAAAACAGCAGATGCTAAATCGAAAGTCTCTCTGAATTTTGCCGACGTTGTCAGCATGGAAATGAAACAAAATCTGGAACGCAAAGCGAAACTTGAAAAAGATAGTTTGAAAGCGCCGGATGATAGTTTAGAAAAACAAGATAGCATCGAGAAGATACCGTTACCAGAAATTCCTGACGATGAAAAGACGGGCGACATAGAGAAAATGACGCCTGATGACCAAGTCGGAAAACTTCAACAAGCAATGCTGAAAGAATTGGTTCATTCGTTAAGACGAACCACCGATGACTTGTCCGACGATGATCAAAAGAAAGAGAACGTACAATCCGTTGTAGCTGAAGTTCACATATCGGCGGacataaaaatggaaaaaccACCGATTCCGGAGAAACCAAAAACATTAGAGAAACCAAGTATTCCCGAGAAGACGAAACGTATTTTGGAGAGAATAGAATCAAAATTTTCGGAAGTTAGTAAAAATTCCGCTACAAAGATATCGAGACCTAAGATCATCGATACAGGATTTGACGATTTTGTGGATCCAGTCGCCGATTTGCCTTTGGACGAAGTGCCTGTGAAACCTGCTCTAGAGTTGGATAGTCTTAAAGTTCCTGAATTCGTTCCTTTCATGCTGAGACCGCATGCAGAACCGTTGAGGTCAAAGTCCTTATCTCTGGCGGAAGAGAAAGCACCAATCGACACGTTGCTTTCACCGGAGGTTGAGAATAAACATTTCGTGCAGGACGTCTCTccgaaaagaatgaaaaaagtgAAATCAGAGCCGAAAAAAGACTTTAAGAAACAATCGAAATCATTGGAAGGTGACAAACCGCCGCTGAAGAAGAGCGCGTCGAAGGAGTTACGTGCACCGGTGGTGAGtacaaaaattgacaaatcCAAATTAAAGCTCGGCGAAATGCCGCAGgagattataataatcgatTCGACTGATGTAGCACCAGAGATAAGCATCGTTCAAAAAGGTAGATCAAAATCCGTAACCAGATTGTCCGACAAGCCATTCTCGACGTCAAAAGACGACAAGGAAGAGACGAAGAGTACTCGTGCGAAATCCGCTTCAGTCGACGATGAATTGATTAAAGGCACGATAAAGTCTGAAAAATCCAGACCAAAGTCACTGGGAATATCAAAGAGCTTGGGAAGTACGGAGAAAAAGGACTCGGTAGAAAAAATATCTCCAAAAAGAACCATCATATCTAAGGCTGCCAAGGCGGATTCAAAAACCGAAAAATCTGCTATCGCGAGGGATGCAGTATCGAAGCAAGACTCGAAATCGACACGTGGCAAAGTAGCACCGAAAGTAGAAGCAGCTAGTGAAGAGGCTAATGAATCGAAACAATCTAAGTTGGAGAAAGATTTAAAACCGTGTGTTAAACCTGACGTCGTGATCGATCAGCCAGTAGAGACTAAACGGACTGTAGGAACGGACGAATCCAAGGAACCGGTCAAGGAATTAACGAAGGACAGTGCGAAGAAAACTACGCTTGCTCAAGATTTAACTCAATCCCCCTTAGTGTTACGTAAACCGGGACAAACGCCGATACTGTTTGCTCGCGCGCGCCTCGGTCTTTCCGAAGGTAGCGGAATTGGCGCTCTACAACGTCAAGGCGCGACGCAGTCACCTACCGCTCAGCGACGTGCAAAGTCCTTGGATGCCGCGGTGATCTCCGTGCACAGACTCCCGCCGGCGAACGCGTTCTCCAGCAAGGACGACACAGTAGACGTATCGGAGAATCTGGAGGATCGCGAGAACGCTGTCGCTgctaccgccgccgccgccgccgccgctgaaGAAGCGGCTCGAGAAGGTACGAAGGGACAGTCGGCGCAGATGGAGGCCTCTCCGAATCACAGATCCGACAGTACCGATCATACGACCATTCCGGAGATATGCACCGATTCTCTATCCGTCACCGAGACTTCGGCGCAGTATTTAGAATCACCGCTAACGGAATGTAACGAGATCGTCACCGGTATTGATTTGATACCTTACGAAGAGCAAGGGAATGGTAGACAAATTCCGTTTATTAGTTTTGTTAATGGAAATGAGAACACTGAGAGCGTTAAAGTAGAAGAAGCCACGAAATTTATCGATCAGAGTTCCGCTGAGTCTGGAGGTGAACAGGATGTCTCTCGGAAGAGTTCCGAAGCGATAAAGGCTGACGTGAAAACTACTCAGGCAGATCAATCGTCGATGATCTTTGTAAAGAGCGCTAGTATGGAAGTTGTCCTTTGCAAGCAGAAGCAAACCGAACTGTCGAAGGAGGCTACCGAAGACCACGATGGAGAAGGGAAGATTAGCGAAACGATATCGATAAAATCTCCAGCTCGTTCGGAAGATTCCGACCGGAAAAGCCCATCTGAGAGAGACGACGTTCCTGACGTAACTATAAGCGTAGTTCAAGAAGACGAAAAATACTTTCTTAGCTATTACGATCAGGATGAGCCTCCAGACATGGTCAAGTCACCGATACAGATATCCATCGAAGAGTGCTCGGACGACGAGGGAAATccagaggaggaagaggaggagagaCAAGAAGTGGAGGAAGTTGACGAGcgagaagaagaggaaaacaAACGACTCGATTCTCTTGATACAAGCGAGGACACGCTAGATGCGCTCGATACGCAAGTGCAAATGCGAGGCGTAGACAGCGAAATGAGCTCGCCGGACTACGGTATTGATAAGATGGATGAGAAAACGTTAGTGGAGGTCGAGCTGACACCGGAATATCTGGAGATGAAAAGAGAAGACGAAGAGACCGCGGAAGAATTACCGGAAGACGAGCCAGTTAAAGAAATCCTGGAGATCGCGGACTCGAATCGTTTATCCATCGATAGGAAACTCAGACTGAGCACTGAACGTTCGAGAAGCGAGGAAACCAATACTTGGACACCGGACAGAGAAGACCCGGATTCTAGTTCGTGTTCCATCGCTCGGCCATTGGGAATCGGTCAGATACAACCTATAGTAGATCGTCGAGAGATTGCTCTGATTGAAGGCGCTCGTAGTGGTTCTTTAGATGACGACAACAGCAACGGCTCGCAACCACCTCCGAAGCACGAGATGAACGCCACGTGGAAATCGTTTCCGCAAGAGAGCTCCGGTAGTTCTAGCTTGGAGGAAGGCTGGGTGCCTCAAGATGAGGGCAATGCGCAACAGTCGCAATCCGAGGATAGCAATGGTCAAAACGAGGACAGTTTTCAAGAAGATCTAGCGGATTTTCCTGGCACTTTCATCTATCCTATCGGACCCGAAATATTGGCCAACTACGGTGCGTTTTCGCTCTCTCGTACATTGTCCAGAATATCTGAGCGATCAACTACGTCGGAACAAgataaaagtgatttagaaGACTCGTTCAAGCCCAGTTCGAGGTCGCCGAGTCTCGACGACGAATCTTTAATGTCGAGCGATCATCAGCCGTCTCTGTCGTCGGATCCACCATCCGGCACAGCGTTACCATCCGTCTCCGACGATCGCAGAACGTCTTCCGAACTACCGGATATTCCCATCGACGTAATCGGTGCGCAAGAGGACGATTCGAAATCGCCCCGAACAAACAGAAGATCACGGTTGCAGCTACAAAGCTCCGAGGACTGGCCATCGCCGCCGAGCTCGCCCGTTTTCGATACGCCGGTGGTGAGCCACGTGGAGACGTTCTACATGGAAATCAAACCGGAAGAAGCCGTCAAGGTCACCGTCACGGACAGCACAGAGACGCCCGTTCACGGGGCGGAACGAGACAGCGATTCGAGCGACGAGAACCGAACTCTTCATGACGATCTTCATTCGACTTTTTTGGAGGACGGACAAAGTTCAACATCCGCGACGACGGTCGACGGTACGGTTAAAATCGCGGTGAAACCAAAATCGAATTCGTACATAACTGGCTCGTCACACAGCGAGGACACGTCGATGGGTCTGTCCATGTCCGAATGGTCCAGCTCGAACAATACCGTACGTCAATTTTGCCAATATTCCGGCACCAAGTCCGACGACAACTCGCTAGCGGAACTCGGCGCTTCGATCTCGGATTGGTCGGGTAGCACGACGGTGATACCGCAGCAATATTATTCCACGGCGGATAAGAGCCAGAGCGACACCACGACGTCCGAGAGGAGCGCGACTAGTATGAGGCCGAATTCAAAGTGTCAGACCGCCGACACTTCTTCCCTCCCTTCGCCACCGTCTCCGTCTTCGTTGCCGCTACCCGTGTCGCCACCACTGCCTTCTCCACCTGCTACGGCTACCTCCCCGTTCCAATACGAGGACGAAGCTGCCGGTTCCGCGATCGAGCAATACGAAACTTTTCACGAGATCCCCGAGACGCCCGAGGAGGATCCCTGCCAAGCTCGAACACACAGCGATGAATTTGACGAGGCGCGACGATTTATTGAGAGTCAATTTGACGAGCATCGTCGATCGCGTCgctacgacgacgacgacgagcaacagcagcagcagcagcagcagcaacagcaacagcaacagcagcacAATGTTTATCCGGAATTTGGCATTTCACCGCCTCGCATCACTCTTCGAAACGAGTATGACGAGGCTATCGACGATCTTGACTTCCAAACGATTCCGGAGGACGAAACGACACTCTGCGATGATACGGCGCTGCCGATCCCCGAGGAAGATGAAGAAGATCAACTGTACGATAACGTGCCCGCCATGAAGTATTCCAGTAGCGACCAAGTACGGATGGAGGTCGGCCGCGGTGACAGTTCAGAGGACATGCACGAGAAATACGCCGATCTGACGCTACAATCGAGACTGGCGGAAGACGATTGGTCCTCGGAAGAGAGGAGAGACATCCCTGCGGTACGCGAGAAACCGGTGAAATCGCCGAGTAAATTCGATCGCCATTTCTCAGAGCCGAGTCCACATGAATCGGGCAGATATCAGGGCACCCGTTCCACCGAGCGGCCTGTAATGGTACCGATTCGAGCCAAGTCGACTCCGTATTATTCTACGACGAGTCAGAGCGGCGAATCGACCACGTCCAGTCCGCCGATGCAGATCAGAACGCAAATCAGAACGAAAACAATGCCTTACTCGTCCAATCGGAGTCCGCAGAGCGAGGGTGATACGTCCTCGAGCATGGACAGTCCGGCGCACACGCCTGATCGAGGTCAGCGAGCCTTCCGCCGGAAACGTCAGCAGAACACTAAGAGACGACATCGCGTCGTCGTCGATCTCGAAGTTAAGGACGGTCATATAGTATCCAGTACCGATTCCAGTTTTGACGTAGCGACGATACCACCGCCTCTGCTAACGGAAGGCCAGAATCTGGAAGACGATGACGAGGACGATGAGATGTCCGAGACGAAGGACGAACGACGTCGGCAGCAGCAGCGTTGACGCAACCCTGACGATCGTCGCTAAATACAATAGGAAATGTAGAAAAGACAGATTCAGAAAGAAAGAACAGATGATAGAGCCACTCGTCTCTGGGCTAGAATCTATAAACAAATCTTTCCAATCGCGTGGAATTGAGCGCACACTTAGAATTGATAAACTTAAAACGGCTTCGCGCGTTGACGTTCTCAACTTATATCGCACGAACGAAAATCAAC includes the following:
- the LOC140668224 gene encoding uncharacterized protein isoform X1; protein product: MNDIDSFGMKGGLKMPHSHSTPAGVDGGSRTPPATPRKAGKMLAVRVQMLDDSITMFQVQAKALGRVLFDQVCKQLHLLEADYFGLEYQEPNLTKYWLDLEKPVCRQVGLSLIDPLLRFCVKFYTPDPAQLEEEFTRYLFCLQIKRDLSLGLLQCNDNTAALMASYIVQAECGDYVIEDYPDHTYLSTYKFVPHQDQELERRIMENHKKHAGQSPAEADLNLLETARRCELYGMKMHPAKDHENVPLNLAVAHMGIVVFQNYTKINTFSWAKIRKISFKRKRFLIKLHPEGYGYYKDTVEFFFEGRNECKNFWKKCVENHGFFRCSVVKRVVRQKTRVLSRGSSFRYSGKTQKQIVEFVRDNYVKRQTFQRSNSFRQTSGGRALQGSEGGGYRGATPSSSLMGSSSISAHPLLPLGDPALATPALSLSCGSMTLDSPTTVTSVSMGGTIHRREDTATSYRTLTSIDVHSPATPSQVPAPRQTHATSQQRTSSTGRISPSNSSPPEFPPPRPLPRHPWQRSASCRELYASSFEDSGKTRPRDDKVSAEPPLDPFILASQGELDNPITRYDESNRSYSAASSKLPSLDHDSVPERVYSSSYPGTSSLSTESGHEESGPAGDLSHDDLSHDSYELLEREHEFEYPESYSSPHDEPISDQSDEGIEHEMFQMDSETDSFVKHKSLKPSERQQYKSALTELKNTKAKSIDRYSAVSKAEGDFVITESRIQRSCTQIERKFEVRHANSVEQSSKTAIPHQDSARKDPVILQVQKQKVSVLNELKNLKPKYKITHVDSEVLRDEGIMRPKSRIDDDLSPVDGNSRTMLDHSARGRTTRARSIASLDDHPPRLYVETGSLGRHKSRDRKSRDSDIKIEKILSKERRSAEREERKRIERDYSRDSRRNDKNDFRERRSMDRLDSRKSDSHGRRSIDRIDIRELRRSIERLDVREKSYEHLDSREKSAFYYNDFYESRGKSVDRLDYQGLRSSMEYLRSPKDRSTHRHSDTRERRERSIERIDSRESRKSRAASIDYERHTLERFDSGNRSPFERLTPKEQRRMSIERLDAQKFDFDPRTIERYEQRDRIYEKKTESRSAERKSLEKLDSRERKHLGRLESREGRSLECLDFDNAERRKNIEKMEYKDQKRSRSKPEKEKSEEKPRERDDWRSLEKARKDDERRERERQAKLSLESRTETVIGVPHEMENLKPKAVFAEYEPKVIGGVVLGFEETALPGHVPVERTKSDPNPARQRLGSNSKRHMLMHQKSIDLTPADSGDEEPFSDSAATVQKTNVDIPYTLHKRHVMNGTASDEKSESDSSKTSKNIKSTAKDLPKLPLKMITDISYFDLTKLSSVDKTSSKLSPDKPKSGAITAARPKSILSPSDKPKSILSPTSKLSPTDPKSIVCSLSPTNRSPSKVNAKTQSPDKLSPKSSSLDRNRAEVIINEDYTCKKSSSLDKKPSKLSPVEPNVTIISALEKRSPKKSPTDPNVTIVSVIQKKKSMDGAPRSPTNVAKTADAKSKVSLNFADVVSMEMKQNLERKAKLEKDSLKAPDDSLEKQDSIEKIPLPEIPDDEKTGDIEKMTPDDQVGKLQQAMLKELVHSLRRTTDDLSDDDQKKENVQSVVAEVHISADIKMEKPPIPEKPKTLEKPSIPEKTKRILERIESKFSEVSKNSATKISRPKIIDTGFDDFVDPVADLPLDEVPVKPALELDSLKVPEFVPFMLRPHAEPLRSKSLSLAEEKAPIDTLLSPEVENKHFVQDVSPKRMKKVKSEPKKDFKKQSKSLEGDKPPLKKSASKELRAPVVSTKIDKSKLKLGEMPQEIIIIDSTDVAPEISIVQKGRSKSVTRLSDKPFSTSKDDKEETKSTRAKSASVDDELIKGTIKSEKSRPKSLGISKSLGSTEKKDSVEKISPKRTIISKAAKADSKTEKSAIARDAVSKQDSKSTRGKVAPKVEAASEEANESKQSKLEKDLKPCVKPDVVIDQPVETKRTVGTDESKEPVKELTKDSAKKTTLAQDLTQSPLVLRKPGQTPILFARARLGLSEGSGIGALQRQGATQSPTAQRRAKSLDAAVISVHRLPPANAFSSKDDTVDVSENLEDRENAVAATAAAAAAAEEAAREGTKGQSAQMEASPNHRSDSTDHTTIPEICTDSLSVTETSAQYLESPLTECNEIVTGIDLIPYEEQGNGRQIPFISFVNGNENTESVKVEEATKFIDQSSAESGGEQDVSRKSSEAIKADVKTTQADQSSMIFVKSASMEVVLCKQKQTELSKEATEDHDGEGKISETISIKSPARSEDSDRKSPSERDDVPDVTISVVQEDEKYFLSYYDQDEPPDMVKSPIQISIEECSDDEGNPEEEEEERQEVEEVDEREEEENKRLDSLDTSEDTLDALDTQVQMRGVDSEMSSPDYGIDKMDEKTLVEVELTPEYLEMKREDEETAEELPEDEPVKEILEIADSNRLSIDRKLRLSTERSRSEETNTWTPDREDPDSSSCSIARPLGIGQIQPIVDRREIALIEGARSGSLDDDNSNGSQPPPKHEMNATWKSFPQESSGSSSLEEGWVPQDEGNAQQSQSEDSNGQNEDSFQEDLADFPGTFIYPIGPEILANYGAFSLSRTLSRISERSTTSEQDKSDLEDSFKPSSRSPSLDDESLMSSDHQPSLSSDPPSGTALPSVSDDRRTSSELPDIPIDVIGAQEDDSKSPRTNRRSRLQLQSSEDWPSPPSSPVFDTPVVSHVETFYMEIKPEEAVKVTVTDSTETPVHGAERDSDSSDENRTLHDDLHSTFLEDGQSSTSATTVDGTVKIAVKPKSNSYITGSSHSEDTSMGLSMSEWSSSNNTVRQFCQYSGTKSDDNSLAELGASISDWSGSTTVIPQQYYSTADKSQSDTTTSERSATSMRPNSKCQTADTSSLPSPPSPSSLPLPVSPPLPSPPATATSPFQYEDEAAGSAIEQYETFHEIPETPEEDPCQARTHSDEFDEARRFIESQFDEHRRSRRYDDDDEQQQQQQQQQQQQQQQHNVYPEFGISPPRITLRNEYDEAIDDLDFQTIPEDETTLCDDTALPIPEEDEEDQLYDNVPAMKYSSSDQVRMEVGRGDSSEDMHEKYADLTLQSRLAEDDWSSEERRDIPAVREKPVKSPSKFDRHFSEPSPHESGRYQGTRSTERPVMVPIRAKSTPYYSTTSQSGESTTSSPPMQIRTQIRTKTMPYSSNRSPQSEGDTSSSMDSPAHTPDRGQRAFRRKRQQNTKRRHRVVVDLEVKDGHIVSSTDSSFDVATIPPPLLTEGQNLEDDDEDDEMSETKDERRRQQQR